The following proteins are co-located in the Brachybacterium sacelli genome:
- a CDS encoding GH116 family glycosyl-hydrolase — translation MTGHEKRAARVLDPTARVAAFPLGGIGTGNVSLGSRGELRDWEIANCPAKGAWLPNTFFAIRVCRVEEDPVSAVLEAEFRPPFDGASGFAPGRGAGLPRLDNARMSGEYPLATVEFTDQNLPVTVELTAFTPLVPLDADDSGIPAAVLRYRVHNPQPATVDVTIAGSMCNPAGISGRTAADAPTFEGTPTNRYRDDGVVRGIEFSTDLPPSSPLFASAALVTTDASVTATECWLVGARPDGFHLFWEDFASDGLLGPHGGHPEDPGAFDDKVRVGSLGIVHTLAPGQSQEFEFLLAWHTPNRRRAWQGGALPNTHIDETVPNHYAVRYEDAWEVSRDLAVRLPQLEGSTRAFRDALFSSTLPPEVIDAVSSALVALRSTTCFVLDDGSPTGQFAAWEGGLDHVGSCEGTCTHVWNYAQTVAHLFPTLEAGARRNEILRETAPDGRMRFRTNAVFDGQPWDHRPAVDGQLGTIVRVYREWTISGDDTFLEELWPSVRLALDYALTHWDSDGDMVLDNEQHNTYDIEFFGPNSLANSMLLAAVRAGEEMALHQGEEATASRYRETFDLASERIDDLLYNGEYYDQRLDDVDAHRYQYGSGCLADQLLGQTLAHLTGLGHLLPAEHVRSAIAAVHRNNFFPDLRSHETVQRTYAMYGEAGLVLCTWPRGGRPRLPFIYCDEVWTGIEYQVATHLVYEGFVREGLEVVRAVRERHNGVRRNPWNETESGHHYARSMASWGVLLALLDHRWDGRSRTLGLAPRLEALDGDRFFGIITTGTGWGVLDAGQDAPLLLCHGGRIRVDSIEFVHPVRGIFRAVGINIMAGDSIALDRQGSVRSVPALDAKSRKER, via the coding sequence ATGACTGGCCATGAGAAACGTGCCGCGCGCGTACTTGACCCCACGGCGCGGGTTGCTGCCTTCCCGCTCGGAGGTATCGGGACCGGGAACGTATCCCTGGGAAGTCGCGGGGAGCTGCGCGACTGGGAGATCGCCAATTGCCCAGCGAAAGGTGCGTGGCTCCCGAACACCTTCTTCGCCATCCGAGTTTGTCGCGTGGAGGAGGACCCGGTCAGCGCGGTGCTCGAGGCCGAATTCCGGCCGCCCTTCGACGGCGCGAGCGGATTCGCCCCGGGGCGCGGAGCGGGCCTTCCCCGGCTCGACAACGCCCGCATGAGCGGTGAATACCCGCTCGCCACCGTCGAGTTCACGGATCAGAACCTTCCGGTCACCGTGGAACTGACCGCCTTCACGCCGCTCGTTCCCCTGGATGCGGACGACTCGGGGATCCCGGCGGCGGTGCTCCGCTACCGGGTCCATAATCCGCAGCCGGCTACCGTCGACGTCACCATCGCCGGCTCCATGTGCAATCCGGCCGGGATCTCCGGGCGGACCGCAGCCGATGCCCCGACCTTCGAGGGGACCCCGACGAACCGGTATCGCGACGACGGCGTGGTCCGCGGCATCGAGTTCAGCACCGATCTGCCCCCCTCCTCGCCACTGTTCGCGTCCGCGGCGCTGGTCACCACGGATGCCTCGGTGACCGCCACCGAGTGCTGGCTCGTCGGTGCCCGGCCGGACGGTTTCCATCTGTTCTGGGAGGACTTCGCCTCCGACGGGCTACTCGGTCCCCACGGCGGACATCCCGAGGACCCGGGGGCGTTCGACGACAAGGTGCGCGTCGGCAGTCTCGGGATCGTCCACACCCTGGCTCCGGGCCAGAGCCAGGAGTTCGAGTTCCTGCTCGCCTGGCACACGCCGAACCGGCGCCGAGCTTGGCAAGGCGGGGCTCTGCCGAACACGCACATCGACGAGACGGTGCCCAACCACTACGCGGTGCGATACGAGGACGCGTGGGAGGTCTCTCGCGATCTCGCCGTCCGGTTGCCCCAACTCGAAGGCTCGACGCGTGCCTTCCGCGACGCACTATTTTCCTCGACCCTCCCGCCCGAGGTGATCGACGCGGTGAGCAGCGCCCTCGTCGCCCTTCGGAGCACGACCTGTTTCGTGCTCGACGATGGCAGTCCCACCGGGCAGTTCGCGGCCTGGGAAGGGGGACTTGACCATGTTGGCAGCTGCGAGGGCACCTGCACACACGTCTGGAACTATGCGCAGACGGTCGCACATCTGTTCCCCACGCTGGAAGCAGGCGCGCGCCGCAACGAGATCCTCCGGGAGACGGCTCCCGACGGCCGGATGCGGTTTCGCACCAACGCCGTGTTCGATGGTCAGCCGTGGGACCACCGTCCGGCGGTCGATGGCCAGCTGGGAACGATCGTGCGCGTCTATCGCGAGTGGACGATCAGCGGCGATGACACGTTCCTGGAAGAGCTGTGGCCTTCCGTGCGCCTCGCGCTCGACTACGCCCTTACCCACTGGGACTCCGACGGCGACATGGTGCTCGATAACGAGCAGCACAACACCTACGACATAGAGTTTTTCGGCCCCAACTCCCTGGCGAACTCGATGCTCCTGGCTGCCGTGCGTGCAGGGGAGGAGATGGCGCTGCATCAGGGCGAAGAGGCCACAGCCTCGCGCTATCGCGAGACATTTGATCTCGCCTCGGAACGCATCGACGACCTGTTGTACAACGGGGAGTACTACGACCAGCGACTGGACGACGTCGACGCGCATCGGTACCAGTACGGGTCGGGATGCCTGGCCGATCAGCTGCTGGGACAGACCCTGGCTCACCTCACCGGACTGGGCCATCTTCTCCCAGCTGAGCATGTGCGATCAGCGATCGCCGCCGTCCACAGGAACAACTTCTTCCCCGACCTCCGTAGCCACGAGACCGTCCAGCGCACCTATGCCATGTACGGCGAAGCCGGCCTGGTGCTCTGCACTTGGCCGCGGGGCGGCAGGCCCCGCCTGCCGTTCATCTACTGCGACGAGGTCTGGACCGGCATCGAGTACCAGGTCGCCACCCACCTCGTGTACGAAGGATTCGTCCGGGAGGGCCTCGAGGTGGTGAGGGCGGTGCGGGAGCGGCACAACGGGGTTCGTCGAAACCCCTGGAATGAGACCGAGAGCGGCCATCACTACGCCAGGTCGATGGCGAGCTGGGGTGTCCTGCTCGCGCTGCTAGACCACCGGTGGGACGGCCGATCACGCACCCTGGGCCTCGCGCCCCGCCTTGAGGCGCTGGACGGCGATCGCTTCTTCGGGATCATTACCACCGGGACCGGCTGGGGCGTCCTGGACGCCGGACAGGACGCCCCCCTGCTCCTGTGCCACGGAGGACGAATCCGCGTCGACTCAATAGAATTCGTCCACCCTGTACGGGGTATTTTCCGTGCCGTCGGGATAAACATCATGGCAGGAGACAGCATCGCGCTAGATCGGCAAGGATCAGTGAGGTCGGTGCCGGCCCTCGATGCGAAGTCACGCAAAGAAAGGTAG
- a CDS encoding ABC transporter ATP-binding protein translates to MTATTEPTEPAAPRGKARAVLEGLHLVKEYPVGPRRGLLRPQRRMRAVDDVSVSLARGRVTALVGQSGSGKSTLGRMLARLVPTTSGAIRLDGRDVTAPGSIGQRTYVGDVQFTLQDPFASLNPLRRVDYILGRAVRIHQDARGDEAARDRCRQLLERVGLTATDRYLDRFPHELSGGERQRVSFARALAASPKVLIADEPVSMLDVTIRGEMLDLIDALRRDEDLAVLYITHDLGSARRYSNEVLVMNEGRIVESGESTEVIDDPQHEYTRRLLAAAPNPTSRMG, encoded by the coding sequence ATGACCGCCACCACCGAACCTACCGAACCAGCAGCCCCGCGTGGGAAGGCCCGTGCCGTGCTCGAAGGACTGCACCTGGTCAAGGAGTACCCCGTCGGCCCCCGCCGCGGCCTACTGCGACCTCAGCGGCGGATGCGGGCGGTCGACGACGTCTCCGTCAGCCTCGCGCGGGGCCGGGTGACCGCTCTGGTCGGTCAAAGCGGCTCCGGTAAGTCCACGCTGGGTCGGATGCTGGCACGGCTGGTGCCAACCACCTCCGGAGCGATCCGCCTGGACGGACGGGACGTCACCGCTCCCGGAAGCATCGGTCAGCGCACCTACGTCGGCGACGTACAGTTCACGTTGCAGGACCCGTTCGCCTCGCTGAATCCGCTGCGCCGCGTCGACTACATCCTGGGACGCGCCGTGCGGATCCATCAAGATGCTCGCGGCGACGAGGCCGCGAGGGATCGGTGTCGGCAACTGCTGGAGAGGGTGGGCCTAACCGCCACGGACCGCTACCTCGACCGGTTCCCGCACGAGCTGTCCGGCGGCGAACGTCAGCGTGTCTCCTTCGCCCGGGCACTTGCAGCCTCACCGAAGGTGCTAATCGCCGACGAGCCGGTCTCGATGCTCGATGTCACCATCCGCGGAGAGATGCTCGATCTGATCGACGCCCTGCGCCGTGACGAAGACCTCGCGGTCCTCTACATCACCCACGACCTCGGCAGCGCACGGCGGTACTCGAACGAGGTCCTGGTGATGAACGAAGGCCGGATCGTCGAGTCCGGCGAAAGCACCGAGGTCATCGACGACCCCCAGCACGAGTACACCCGTCGCCTGCTAGCTGCGGCACCGAATCCGACATCACGGATGGGCTGA
- a CDS encoding sialidase family protein has translation MAINSSSSQRLRRRPLLAAAALAPFLAAAPAPAIADGDSRGTIERRRSPQRGADLRLRLYSREPARGVQLTLLGRIEGSVDEAPVFQIETRADGSLWWFDGLEQDSLGWTQFGAADAVATGRWNTVIVQVSRRMERALIYAADDPGKRPRPHELVGAVGPVGVSAVESITGFQIASGDSVVIDDVTFADGRHVAKAPRERTFHVGDPVTVDSTDDGFMQMPNTATVHVTADGRQEVLVGYPVHGDATHDTGTALAASTDEGRSWTQVDERNPFPEEQSFYLSTLNSGELLAVSYHTFMVEGSGDTEAIVPTAVSSDGGRSWTHREGTMTAPTAMRPISDGTSRPGHELGGFVLVHSVKEIDGTLFQSGYGYYEGDERYRQILLASSDGGITWEVRGTIAVDPDLSDHPRYEGFSEAAIAQTRDGNLLAVMRTGNYQPLYQATSIDGGRTWNDLRPVVAGPDEIPVVGVFPDLLPMPDGTMVLWIGRPGQSLLASPDGNGHSWTTPVTVDYMNSGNGTLVPLGGSRILAFGDRGADWTPKVPERKEIWASEARLML, from the coding sequence ATGGCTATCAACTCGTCCTCGTCGCAACGACTGCGCAGGCGGCCACTGCTCGCCGCCGCAGCCCTTGCCCCCTTCCTCGCGGCGGCGCCCGCGCCGGCCATCGCCGACGGAGACAGCCGCGGCACGATCGAACGACGCCGCTCACCCCAGCGGGGCGCCGATCTTCGCCTGCGCCTGTATTCGCGTGAGCCGGCCCGCGGCGTCCAGCTCACGCTGCTCGGACGCATCGAGGGGAGCGTCGACGAAGCACCCGTCTTCCAGATCGAGACCCGCGCGGACGGCTCGCTGTGGTGGTTCGACGGTCTCGAACAGGATTCCCTGGGGTGGACGCAGTTCGGAGCCGCCGACGCCGTGGCAACTGGTCGATGGAACACCGTCATCGTCCAGGTCTCGCGGCGAATGGAACGAGCCCTCATCTACGCCGCGGACGATCCCGGAAAGCGGCCCCGCCCCCACGAGCTGGTCGGCGCCGTGGGTCCGGTCGGAGTGAGCGCGGTCGAGTCCATCACCGGCTTTCAGATCGCCTCCGGCGACTCCGTCGTGATCGACGATGTGACCTTCGCCGATGGCCGCCACGTGGCCAAGGCGCCGCGGGAGCGGACCTTCCACGTCGGAGACCCGGTGACGGTCGACTCCACCGATGACGGCTTCATGCAGATGCCCAACACCGCCACCGTCCACGTCACGGCCGACGGCCGCCAGGAGGTGCTCGTGGGCTACCCCGTCCACGGCGACGCCACGCACGATACGGGCACGGCCCTGGCCGCCTCGACCGATGAGGGGCGCTCCTGGACGCAAGTCGACGAGCGCAACCCCTTCCCCGAGGAGCAGTCGTTCTACCTGTCGACCCTGAACAGTGGCGAGCTGCTGGCGGTCAGCTACCACACCTTCATGGTCGAGGGATCCGGTGACACCGAGGCGATCGTCCCGACGGCCGTCTCCTCCGACGGCGGCCGCAGCTGGACGCATCGTGAGGGGACCATGACGGCGCCAACCGCGATGAGGCCGATCTCCGACGGCACCAGTCGTCCTGGCCACGAGCTCGGGGGCTTCGTCCTCGTCCATTCGGTGAAGGAGATCGACGGCACGCTCTTCCAATCGGGATACGGGTATTACGAGGGTGACGAGCGGTATCGGCAGATTCTCCTCGCCTCGAGCGATGGCGGGATCACCTGGGAGGTCCGCGGGACAATCGCCGTCGACCCCGACCTCTCCGACCACCCTCGCTACGAAGGGTTCAGCGAGGCAGCGATCGCCCAGACCCGCGACGGCAACCTGCTCGCAGTGATGCGCACCGGCAATTATCAGCCGTTGTATCAGGCGACCTCGATCGACGGCGGCCGCACCTGGAACGACCTGCGCCCGGTCGTCGCCGGCCCCGACGAAATCCCGGTCGTCGGCGTCTTCCCGGACCTGCTGCCGATGCCCGACGGAACCATGGTCCTGTGGATCGGGCGGCCCGGGCAGTCCCTCCTCGCGTCTCCCGACGGAAACGGGCACTCGTGGACCACCCCGGTGACCGTCGATTATATGAACTCCGGTAACGGGACGCTGGTCCCGCTCGGCGGCAGCCGGATCCTCGCCTTCGGTGACCGCGGCGCCGACTGGACCCCGAAGGTCCCGGAGCGCAAGGAGATCTGGGCGAGCGAGGCCCGACTGATGCTCTGA
- a CDS encoding ABC transporter permease codes for MRFLLRKLGLYVFIAWAALTLNFLIPRLMPGDPVSILIARSEGQIEPEARDAIAAQFGITDDPLIVQYVGYLGDLARLDLGVSLSQYPVPVIEIISQSLPWTLALVGVATIVSFVLGTGLGVLLAWRRGTWSDHVLPALTFLNAIPYFWMALILVLLLAVTVNIFPAGGGYDRAIFPELSVQFVGSLIYHAALPALTIVIGSFAGWVLQMRNMTVTILGEDYVSMAEAKGLPNQMVLFSYAARNAILPSVTGFALALGAVVGGSMLTEVIFNYPGLGYALFQAVTAQDFPLMQGLFLIISLAVIVANLVADIAYVFLDPRTRERA; via the coding sequence GTGAGATTCTTGCTGCGCAAGCTCGGCTTGTATGTTTTCATCGCGTGGGCCGCACTCACGTTGAACTTCCTGATCCCGCGGTTGATGCCGGGCGACCCCGTCAGCATCCTGATCGCCAGGTCTGAGGGGCAGATCGAACCGGAGGCGCGCGACGCAATTGCCGCTCAGTTCGGGATCACCGATGATCCGCTGATCGTCCAGTACGTCGGCTACCTGGGGGACCTGGCACGCCTTGATCTGGGCGTCTCCCTGTCCCAGTACCCCGTCCCGGTCATCGAGATCATTAGCCAGTCCCTCCCGTGGACCCTCGCCCTGGTGGGAGTGGCTACCATCGTCAGCTTTGTGCTCGGCACCGGCCTGGGGGTGCTACTGGCCTGGAGACGCGGAACATGGTCCGATCACGTCCTGCCAGCCCTGACCTTTCTCAACGCCATCCCGTACTTCTGGATGGCCCTGATCCTGGTGCTGCTGCTAGCGGTGACCGTGAACATCTTCCCCGCGGGCGGAGGCTACGATCGTGCGATCTTCCCGGAGCTCTCGGTACAGTTCGTGGGCTCGTTGATCTACCACGCGGCTTTGCCGGCCCTCACGATCGTGATTGGCTCCTTCGCCGGCTGGGTGCTGCAGATGCGAAACATGACAGTGACCATCCTCGGGGAAGACTACGTGTCGATGGCCGAGGCAAAGGGACTGCCGAACCAGATGGTGCTGTTCTCCTACGCGGCACGCAACGCGATCCTGCCCAGCGTCACCGGATTCGCCCTCGCCCTCGGCGCCGTGGTGGGCGGATCGATGCTCACGGAGGTCATCTTCAACTATCCGGGCCTCGGATACGCCCTGTTCCAGGCGGTCACTGCCCAGGACTTCCCGCTCATGCAGGGGTTGTTCCTGATCATCTCACTCGCGGTAATCGTCGCCAACCTGGTAGCCGATATCGCATACGTGTTCCTCGATCCCCGCACCCGAGAAAGGGCCTGA
- a CDS encoding ABC transporter substrate-binding protein, whose protein sequence is MTFNITRRALMLGSVGSAATVGLAACSGGQQSEEDRPLRIEAADTTLFQRNFNPYSGTPLQGSSGLIYETLRLSTPMDVRNPEPWLATEFEWNDDGTVLTTTLRDDVTWTDGESFDVEDVVFTFTMLRDVPATNTSALAVVDAVATGSHAVEITFETPTFAQEATVGDLPIVPEHIFSTFQDPSAEQVEHPVGTGPYRLDRFSDQLYTFIRNDEHWMAEQFEVKNLAWPSYTTQTMATALQAGDLDWTSDFIPNIETIFVEHDPEYRGYWYPGNSIVNLTFNLEKELWQDLELRRGISLAIDRQQLADIAMYGYVEVPHPTALPRPTFEEFITEDYRDLEFTVDLDEAEQVLDDAGYERGPDGIRVTPDGTPLSFSLQIPSSYTDWIIATQVLNQQLGQIGIDFIPQGVSFGVWDETLTMGNFDVTISSVVAGHNPWFMYRSMLSSEYAPDEEGAVTANFQRWKDEESDQLLSDYATTEDEVEQQKAVAGLQQIVVEQLPAIPVITGPAWFNYNSRFWTGFPSEDNPYALGQPVITADRTIILQRLTRTENDGGVT, encoded by the coding sequence ATGACATTTAACATCACCCGCCGAGCACTGATGCTCGGCTCCGTCGGCAGCGCCGCCACGGTCGGGCTGGCCGCCTGCAGCGGTGGCCAGCAATCCGAGGAGGACAGGCCGCTGCGGATCGAGGCTGCGGACACCACGCTGTTTCAGCGCAATTTCAATCCTTATTCGGGGACGCCGTTGCAGGGGTCCAGTGGACTCATCTACGAGACCCTGCGATTGTCCACTCCGATGGACGTTAGGAACCCTGAACCCTGGCTGGCCACCGAGTTCGAGTGGAACGATGACGGAACGGTCCTGACCACAACGTTGCGCGACGATGTCACGTGGACCGACGGCGAGAGCTTCGACGTCGAGGACGTGGTCTTCACCTTCACGATGCTGCGCGACGTTCCCGCTACGAACACCTCGGCCCTGGCTGTCGTCGACGCTGTCGCGACCGGCAGCCACGCGGTCGAGATCACCTTCGAGACCCCGACCTTCGCCCAGGAGGCGACGGTCGGCGACTTACCGATCGTGCCCGAGCACATTTTCTCCACCTTCCAGGACCCGTCGGCCGAACAAGTGGAGCATCCCGTAGGGACAGGCCCGTACAGGCTCGATCGGTTCTCGGACCAGCTATACACCTTCATTCGCAACGACGAGCACTGGATGGCCGAGCAGTTCGAAGTCAAGAACCTCGCCTGGCCCTCGTACACGACCCAGACCATGGCCACCGCGCTGCAGGCCGGAGACCTCGACTGGACCAGCGACTTCATCCCGAATATCGAGACCATCTTCGTCGAGCACGATCCTGAGTACCGTGGCTACTGGTATCCGGGCAACAGCATCGTGAACCTAACGTTCAACCTCGAGAAGGAACTGTGGCAGGACCTCGAACTACGCCGAGGTATTAGTCTCGCGATCGATCGTCAGCAGCTGGCCGACATTGCGATGTACGGGTACGTCGAGGTCCCGCATCCCACGGCACTACCCCGCCCGACGTTCGAGGAGTTCATCACCGAGGACTACCGAGACCTCGAGTTCACCGTCGACCTGGACGAGGCCGAGCAGGTCCTCGACGACGCTGGTTACGAGCGTGGCCCCGACGGCATCCGGGTCACCCCGGACGGCACCCCGCTGTCGTTCTCGCTGCAGATCCCCTCCAGCTACACCGACTGGATCATCGCGACCCAGGTCCTCAACCAGCAGCTAGGGCAAATCGGCATAGATTTCATCCCGCAAGGCGTCTCCTTCGGGGTTTGGGACGAGACTCTCACCATGGGCAACTTTGACGTCACAATCTCGTCCGTGGTCGCCGGACACAATCCATGGTTCATGTATCGGTCCATGCTCTCTTCCGAGTACGCGCCGGACGAAGAAGGCGCGGTGACGGCCAACTTCCAGCGCTGGAAAGATGAGGAATCAGATCAACTGCTGTCGGATTATGCCACCACCGAAGATGAGGTCGAGCAGCAGAAGGCCGTCGCCGGGCTGCAGCAAATTGTCGTTGAGCAGCTGCCCGCGATCCCGGTCATAACGGGCCCGGCCTGGTTCAACTACAACAGTCGCTTCTGGACAGGCTTCCCCAGCGAGGACAACCCCTATGCGCTCGGACAACCGGTGATCACCGCGGACCGCACGATCATCCTGCAGCGGTTGACCAGGACTGAGAATGACGGAGGGGTCACGTGA
- a CDS encoding dipeptide/oligopeptide/nickel ABC transporter permease/ATP-binding protein, translating to MRVSSVLPRSGKVRAGLIIVIVFVVIAAVGPLVATRDPQATSFDMLQAPSGQYWLGTTQSGQDVFAQFVHGARVSLLVGLLAGVISQLFSVVIGLLGGYLRGIADDLLYILTAVFLVIPGLPLLVVLTGYLPSRGLVSIAVVIAITSWAGSARVIRAQTMSLRNREFVEAARATGESRTRLMFWEILPNMLPLVASGFLFSVIGGILAEAGLAFLGLGSLTTISWGSMLYFAQNSQSLLSGAWWWYVPPGLAIAVIGAGLALINFGIDEYSNPRLRTGAAVAGRPAGSKAAGADPTSTNVRTTGTGSATAPRPGGASATTAEIVAATGAAETDEDLEPRIRPSVMSGSPIIEVDGLHVEYPTAYGTVHAVEDVSLTLRRGEILGLAGESGSGKSTLTNAITRLLRPPAKVVGGSITYRGGEGNGTDLLNLEERELRALRWNEIAVVFQSAMNALNPVTTIRSQFDDVIRVHRPGLASSHRTAVAEEHLARVGIDPGRIDAYPHELSGGMKQRVAIAIALVLEPDVIFMDEPTTALDLLVQRDVLDQIVRLREEYGFAIVFTTHDLALLLEISDSIAVMRHGHVVEYGPALDIYRDAQHPYTRELLSSLADLGSIA from the coding sequence ATGAGAGTGTCCAGTGTCCTCCCGCGCAGCGGAAAAGTCCGCGCCGGGCTGATCATCGTCATCGTCTTCGTTGTCATCGCTGCAGTGGGACCACTGGTCGCGACCCGCGATCCTCAGGCGACCTCCTTTGACATGCTCCAAGCGCCGTCGGGACAGTACTGGCTTGGCACCACTCAGTCCGGACAGGACGTCTTCGCCCAGTTCGTCCACGGAGCCCGCGTCTCCTTGCTGGTGGGACTGCTGGCCGGCGTCATCTCCCAGCTGTTCTCCGTGGTCATCGGCCTGCTCGGCGGATACCTGCGGGGCATCGCCGACGACCTGCTGTACATCCTTACCGCGGTGTTTCTGGTGATCCCGGGATTGCCCCTGCTGGTCGTGCTGACCGGCTATCTCCCGTCGCGCGGGCTCGTCTCCATCGCTGTGGTCATCGCGATCACCTCCTGGGCCGGCTCGGCCCGTGTGATCAGGGCCCAGACGATGTCGCTGCGCAACCGCGAGTTCGTCGAAGCGGCACGAGCGACCGGGGAGTCACGAACGCGACTGATGTTCTGGGAGATCCTGCCGAACATGCTGCCCCTGGTGGCCTCTGGGTTCCTGTTCTCCGTCATCGGCGGCATCCTCGCCGAGGCGGGCCTGGCCTTCCTCGGTCTGGGGTCGCTGACCACCATCAGCTGGGGCTCGATGCTGTACTTCGCCCAGAACTCCCAGTCCCTGTTGTCCGGTGCCTGGTGGTGGTACGTGCCGCCCGGCCTCGCGATCGCCGTGATCGGGGCCGGCCTGGCGCTGATCAACTTCGGCATCGACGAGTACTCGAATCCTCGACTGCGCACGGGAGCGGCCGTCGCCGGCCGGCCGGCCGGGAGCAAGGCAGCAGGTGCCGACCCGACCAGCACGAATGTCCGGACCACCGGAACCGGGTCGGCGACGGCACCGCGCCCTGGGGGTGCCTCGGCCACCACCGCCGAGATAGTCGCCGCCACCGGTGCTGCAGAGACCGACGAGGACCTGGAACCGCGCATCCGGCCCTCGGTGATGTCCGGCAGCCCGATCATCGAGGTCGACGGGTTGCACGTGGAGTACCCGACCGCCTACGGCACCGTCCATGCCGTCGAGGACGTCTCACTGACACTGCGGCGCGGCGAGATACTCGGCCTCGCCGGAGAGTCGGGTTCCGGCAAGTCGACCCTCACCAACGCCATCACCCGACTGCTGCGGCCGCCGGCGAAGGTCGTCGGCGGGTCCATCACCTACCGCGGTGGGGAGGGCAACGGTACCGATCTGCTGAATCTGGAAGAGCGGGAGTTGCGGGCCCTGCGGTGGAACGAGATCGCCGTCGTGTTCCAGAGCGCCATGAACGCCCTGAACCCGGTCACCACGATCCGTTCCCAGTTCGACGATGTCATCCGGGTCCACCGTCCCGGACTTGCCTCGTCGCATCGGACCGCGGTCGCCGAGGAGCACCTCGCGCGCGTCGGGATCGACCCCGGCCGTATCGACGCCTACCCCCATGAGCTCTCCGGCGGGATGAAGCAGCGAGTCGCCATCGCGATCGCCCTCGTCCTCGAGCCGGACGTGATCTTCATGGACGAGCCCACCACCGCTCTGGACCTGCTGGTCCAGCGCGATGTGCTCGACCAGATCGTGCGGCTGCGCGAGGAGTACGGGTTCGCGATCGTGTTCACAACCCACGACCTGGCACTGCTGCTGGAGATCTCCGACTCGATCGCGGTGATGCGCCACGGCCACGTCGTCGAGTACGGCCCGGCCCTCGATATCTACCGTGACGCGCAGCATCCCTACACCAGGGAGCTGCTGTCCTCACTCGCCGACCTGGGGAGCATCGCATGA
- a CDS encoding DUF2961 domain-containing protein, which produces MLNLPRPRATRQVTTFDRESGLKVALIEPGASRTVARIDGSGYLAKLWLTLPGWFWAHWEPDRLVDPAVLKHVVLRIHVDDSEHPQIAAPIADLFGLGLARVRNYASRWVGASSGGFYLTLPMPFRHSLRIDIDNRDPDQRVDLFLNGLYQLADLPPDAPVLHGAFSTGRHQGEDPLTLLEATGPGRYVGTLLSLQGEPRSYLSYLEAPEHIDADGEQIIGTGMEDYFLGGWYFREGPVIGPDHGVILKDNLDSAVSLYRFHDTDAIWFDSALTFRFSNPWDPARLRPFAHSAVAFSYLDVARSVPPVPDRAELRCWYRWHTEDHPSIP; this is translated from the coding sequence ATGCTGAATCTGCCCCGGCCCCGCGCGACCCGGCAGGTCACCACCTTCGACCGGGAGAGCGGCCTCAAGGTCGCTCTCATCGAACCGGGCGCCAGCCGCACCGTCGCCCGGATCGACGGATCGGGCTATCTCGCCAAGCTGTGGCTGACCCTGCCGGGCTGGTTCTGGGCCCACTGGGAACCGGACCGGCTCGTGGACCCGGCAGTGCTGAAACACGTGGTGCTGCGCATCCACGTCGACGACTCCGAGCACCCGCAGATCGCCGCCCCGATCGCGGACCTCTTCGGCCTCGGTCTCGCACGGGTACGCAACTACGCCAGCCGCTGGGTGGGCGCCTCCTCGGGCGGCTTCTACCTGACCCTCCCGATGCCGTTTCGGCACTCGCTGCGGATCGACATCGACAACCGCGACCCCGACCAGCGCGTGGACCTGTTTCTCAATGGGCTCTACCAGCTGGCGGATCTGCCACCGGACGCCCCGGTCCTGCACGGAGCGTTCTCCACCGGACGGCACCAGGGCGAGGACCCGCTGACGCTGTTGGAGGCCACCGGTCCCGGCCGGTACGTGGGGACCCTGCTGTCGCTGCAGGGGGAACCGCGCTCGTACCTGAGCTATCTGGAGGCTCCGGAACACATCGACGCCGACGGCGAGCAGATCATCGGAACCGGGATGGAGGACTACTTCCTCGGTGGCTGGTACTTCCGCGAGGGGCCTGTGATCGGCCCCGACCACGGGGTGATCCTCAAGGACAACCTCGACAGCGCGGTGAGCCTGTACCGCTTCCACGACACCGACGCGATCTGGTTCGACTCCGCCCTGACGTTCCGTTTCAGCAACCCGTGGGATCCCGCGCGGCTGCGCCCGTTCGCGCATTCGGCCGTGGCGTTCTCCTATCTCGATGTCGCCCGGTCGGTGCCACCCGTGCCGGACCGGGCGGAACTGCGGTGCTGGTACCGCTGGCATACCGAGGATCATCCATCCATTCCGTGA